One segment of Thunnus thynnus chromosome 19, fThuThy2.1, whole genome shotgun sequence DNA contains the following:
- the nfil3 gene encoding nuclear factor interleukin-3-regulated protein has product MQSIKQEVDSSESYSGDDALVLAVALQGANRDLMGHKISAMPFKAKTTCRRKREFIPDEKKDTVYWERRRKNNEAAKRSREKRRINDMVLENKLMALGEENASLKAELLSLKLKFGLVSSAAYAQEVQKLSTTTTLFQEFVTPNAGHSSSNRDLEPLHLRSSCISVIKHSPHIPETCTASQGSFSICRNAEVKQEPAENGSYAQERSSPYELYRNYMASPLSRVYSQPASFLQITRSSSNSPRSSDDGAVSKSSDGEDEQQVPKGLMPSVADPRSVIVSTHKVPDANSSALPHKLRIKARSIQIKVEAIDPEYESSGKSSSPVNVLDRGCYQTSQDSSECTESSLCPLSVQVTNMQDWTHRSEQWHKSSTETLQDGCKSSSRSLSPVSSKTIVDVKEPSYAHSDAEDLYLKQGLANLSAKVASLKRLITTQEGSVIESTKSTTDHHESLTKGCFPE; this is encoded by the coding sequence ATGCAATCAATCAAGCAAGAGGTGGACTCCAGTGAGTCCTACAGTGGAGATGATGCCCTTGTCCTGGCTGTGGCCTTACAAGGGGCTAACAGAGACCTGATGGGCCACAAAATCTCTGCTATGCCGTTCAAGGCTAAAACTACCTGTCGCAGAAAAAGGGAGTTTATCCCAGATGAGAAGAAAGACACTGTTTACTGGGAGAGGCGACGCAAAAACAATGAGGCGGCCAAGCGCTCAAGGGAGAAGCGGCGCATCAACGACATGGTGCTTGAGAACAAGCTGATGGCGCTGGGAGAGGAAAATGCCTCCCTCAAGGCTGAGCTGCTgtcattgaagctgaagtttgGTCTGGTGAGCTCAGCAGCATATGCCCAGGAAGTCCAGAAGTtatccaccaccaccaccctcttCCAAGAGTTTGTCACACCTAATGCTGGTCACAGTTCTTCCAACAGGGATTTGGAACCTCTTCACCTACGCAGCAGCTGCATATCAGTCATCAAGCATTCACCTCACATACCAGAGACATGTACCGCATCTCAGGGTAGCTTTAGTATCTGCAGGAACGCAGAGGTCAAGCAAGAACCAGCAGAGAATGGCAGCTATGCACAGGAGAGGAGTAGTCCCTATGAACTCTATAGGAACTACATGGCCAGCCCTTTGTCTAGAGTCTACTCCCAGCCTGCTTCATTCCTGCAGATCACCAGGTCATCCAGTAACTCCCCCAGGAGCTCTGACGATGGTGCTGTTAGCAAATCATCAGATGGAGAGGATGAGCAGCAGGTCCCCAAAGGCTTGATGCCATCTGTAGCTGACCCAAGAAGTGTCATTGTCTCCACACACAAAGTGCCAGATGCTAATTCCTCAGCTTTGCCCCATAAACTGAGGATCAAAGCCAGAAGCATCCAAATCAAAGTGGAGGCCATCGACCCTGAATACGAGTCGTCTGGAAAGTCCTCCTCTCCTGTCAACGTTTTAGATAGAGGATGCTATCAGACCAGTCAGGACTCTTCAGAGTGCACTGAGTCCTCTCTGTGCCCTTTGTCAGTACAGGTCACCAACATGCAAGACTGGACCCACCGGTCTGAGCAGTGGCATAAAAGCagcacagaaacactgcaggATGGCTGCAAGAGCAGCAGCCGAAGTCTGAGCCCCGTCTCAAGCAAAACCATTGTGGATGTAAAAGAACCTTCCTATGCACACTCAGACGCTGAGGACTTGTATCTAAAACAGGGCCTTGCCAACCTGTCTGCAAAAGTGGCCTCTCTGAAAAGACTGATCACAACACAAGAAGGGTCTGTGATCGAGTCAACCAAAAGCACCACTGATCATCATGAGTCATTAACAAAAGGTTGTTTCCCTGAATGA
- the auh gene encoding methylglutaconyl-CoA hydratase, mitochondrial, which produces MAGRVLVGSRALLQAFRVKIADRDSACRLGVVCSVSRQYVFPGKVAPSCPNGHGAVTRHYSSEAKDDLRVRYLDGEDAGIVVVGINRAKAKNAISKNLVKLMSEAVEDIKKNNKVRSVILCSLVPGIFCAGADLKERAKMHQSEVGPFVSKARALITELGNLPMPTIAAIDGAALGGGLEMALACDIRIASNTAKMGLVEAKLAIIPGAGGTQRLPRVIGVSLAKELIFAARVVDGTEACRVGLVSHSVEQNKSGDAAYLRALELAREINPQGPIAIRMAKLAINQGIEVDLSTGLAIEEACYAQVIPTKDRLEGLAAFKEKRRPLFKGE; this is translated from the exons ATGGCAGGCCGGGTCCTGGTGGGAAGCAGAGCTCTGTTGCAAGCCTTCCGCGTGAAGATAGCGGACCGGGACAGCGCGTGCAGGCTCGGGGTAGTCTGCTCCGTCTCGAGACAGTATGTTTTCCCCGGTAAAGTCGCGCCTTCTTGCCCGAACGGCCACGGAGCAGTGACACGACACTACAGCTCTGAGGCAAAGGATGACCTGCGCGTCAGATACCTGGACGGAGAGGACGCCG GTATTGTTGTTGTGGGGATAAACCGAGCAAAAGCCAAAAATGCCATTAGCAAAAATCTGGTCAAACTG aTGTCTGAGGCTGTGGAGGATAtcaaaaagaacaacaaagttCGCAGTGTCATTTTATGCAGTTTAGTTCCTGGGATCTTCTGTGCAG GTGCAGACCTGAAGGAGAGGGCTAAGATGCACCAAAGTGAAGTGGGACCGTTTGTGTCGAAAGCAAGAGCGCTCATCACAGAACTGG GTAATCTGCCAATGCCAACAATAGCAGCAATTGATGGAGCTGCATTGGGAGGAGGCTTGGAAATGGCCCTGGCTTGTGACATCAGAATTGCCT CCAATACTGCAAAAATGGGACTAGTTGAGGCCAAACTTGCAATCATTCCTGGAGCAG GGGGTACACAGCGTCTCCCTAGGGTGATTGGTGTTTCTCTTGCTAAGGAGCTCATCTTTGCTGCCCGCGTTGTGGATGGAACAGAGGCCTGTCGTGTGGGTCTTGTCAGTCATTCGGTGGAGCAGAATAAGAGTGGAGATGCTGCCTACCTGCGAGCTCTGGAGCTCGCCCGCGAGATCAACCCTCAG GGTCCAATTGCAATCAGGATGGCAAAACTGGCTATCAACCAGGGCATAGAG GTGGATTTATCTACAGGTTTGGCAATTGAAGAGGCTTGCTATGCCCAG GTGATACCAACTAAAGACCGACTGGAGGGTTTGGCTGCATTCAAGGAGAAGAGGCGTCCTCTCTTCAAAGGGGAGTGA